A stretch of Onychomys torridus chromosome 2, mOncTor1.1, whole genome shotgun sequence DNA encodes these proteins:
- the Tmem82 gene encoding transmembrane protein 82 — MFSLPSLSSWLPSLPSFDWGSSLLDSLLQGLIAALGVSVLNSLLKVYFFVACVNDPQRQTHKQRLRAQWASLETVHLAGLTLFLMVVGARVAALVVLEFSLRAVSTVLSLGKGSGEKEQLQLFLVCQFSLGCGLTCGLSFLQEGAPHRTLNLLLSLGLAALFGLGARRFRRHVCSLYELHSGQRYCGVCLGLLAGQHGLPRLLGRTLAVAFAVSDLAAVALINQDFLKTSEAMRFWTPLTICYTLLVIYMQEEQRQQRFSLQGQVQTVLVRMGGLFILLMTVGRWLDLLGVLVSLLGELWCLAGVRTLIDLCQIQGFPSQRPTVTAAVTPGRVSTVSDPCEPRPSTPALSTSEALS; from the exons atgttctccctcccttccctctcctcctggctccccagcctcccttccttTGACTGGGGTTCCAGTCTCTTGGACAGCCTCCTGCAAG GCCTGATCGCGGCCCTTGGAGTCTCGGTTCTCAACAGTCTCCTGAAAGTTTACTTCTTCGTGGCCTGTGTCAA tgacccCCAGCGGCAGACCCATAAGCAGCGGCTGCGAGCACAATGGGCCTCACTGGAGACAGTGCACCTGGCTGGTCTGACCCTGTTCCTGATGGTGGTAGGGGCCCGAGTAGCCGCCCTGGTGGTACTGGAGTTCTCCCTCCGGGCTGTATCCACAGTGTTGTCCCTGGGCAAG GGCTCGGGAGAGAAGGAGCAGCTCCAGCTCTTCCTGGTGTGTCAGTTCTCACTGGGCTGTGGGCTGACCTGTGGCCTGAGCTTCCTACAGGAAGGAGCTCCACATCGCACCCTGAACCTGCTGCTGAGCCTGGGGCTGGCCGCGCTGTTTGGCTTGGGTGCCCGGCGCTTCCGCCGACATGTCTGCAGCCTCTACGAGTTGCACAGCGGTCAGCGTTATTGTGGGGTCTGCCTGGGcctgctggctggccagcatgGCCTGCCCAGGCTCCTGGGCCGCACTCTGGCAGTGGCCTTTGCTGTGAGTGACCTGGCAGCAGTGGCCCTCATCAACCAGGACTTCCTGAAAACATCAGAGGCCATGCGCTTCTGGACGCCACTCACCATCTGCTACACGCTGCTGGTCATCTACATGCAGG AGGAGCAGCGGCAGCAACGCTTCAGCCTGCAGGGCCAGGTCCAGACGGTGCTGGTGCGCATGGGTGGCCTCTTCATTTTGTTGATGACTGTGGGCCGGTGGCTGGACCTCCTTGGTGTCCTTGTCTCGCTTTTGGGTGAGCTCTGGTGCCTTGCAGGTGTTCGCACCCTAATCGACCTCTGCCAGATACAG GGCTTTCCATCCCAGAGGCCTACAGTAACAGCAGCAGTAACACCAGGAAGGGTATCAACAGTGTCAGATCCATGCGAGCCCCGGCCTTCCACACCTGCCCTGTCCACAAGCGAGGCCCTCTCCTGA